CGTGTGGGCGAACCGGGAGAACAACGTCCGCACCGGCTTTTCCATGCCCTTGCGGCCGAGCCTGCGCCTGGCCTGGGACGGCATGATCCGGCCGCGCTGGCTGCTGGGCACCTTCGCGCGCACCTTGCTGCGCCACGGCATGCCGCATTTCGAGAACTCCTTCGCCACGCGCGGCGCGCCCATGCTGTCGCTGAGCGCCCTACGCGACACGACCGGGCGCGAACACCTGAACTGGGAACACGTCCGGGCCATCCGCAAGCAGTGGCGCGGCAATCTGGTGATCAAGGGCCTGCTGCACGAGGGCGACGCCTTGAAGGCGCTGGACTGCGGCGCCGACGGCATCATCGTTTCCAACCATGGCGGACGCCAGCTCGACGGCGCGGTGGCGCCCTTGCGCGCGCTGCCGGGCATCGTCGACGCGGTGGGCGGCCGCATGACGGTGATGATGGACGGCGGCGTGCGGCGCGGCGGCGACGTGCTCAAGGCCCTGGCGCTGGGCGCCGCCTGCGTGTTCGCGGGCCGTCCCTTCATGTACGCGGCGGCGGTGGGCGGCCGCGAGGGCGTGGATCACGCCCTGACGCTGCTGCACGAGGAAGTGTCGCGCAACCTGGCGATGCTGGGCCTGAACAGCATCGCCGAGCTGGGGCCGGACAGCCTGTTCCGGCAATGGCCGGCGATGGAAGGCGGCGCCGGCTCGGCGGGAAGCGGCGGCTGACGTTGCCGGCGGGGCGGGGCGCGGCTATCCTCCTCGGATCGCCCGCGCCATGCGGGGCCAAGGAGGAGTCCGTATGTCCAAGTCCCCGGTTCTGAAGAACTTTGTTTCGCTGAGCACCGCTACGCCGAGGCGTTCGATCCCGACGCGTTCTCCGGGGACGGACGCTCGTTCGCGGGGCGCGATCCGCCATGTCCTGGCCCTCGCGGCCTTGCTCGCCTGGGCGCCCGCGCACGCCGCGGAGCCGCCGGTCCAGGAACGCCTGCAAGGCTGCGCCGGGAAGAAGCAGGACATCGAGCGCGAGCTGCGCTATGCCCGGGAAAGCGGCAACAAGGCCCGCGTGCAGGGCCTGCAGGCGGCGCTGGCGGGCGCTGACCAGTGCACCGACGCCGGCTTGCGGCAGGAACGCGAGGGCAAGGTGCGCGACGCCCAGGCCAAGGTCAAGGAGCGCGAGGACGAGCTCGCCGAAAAGCAGGCCAAGGGCAAGAAGAAGGACATCGCCAAGGCGCAGCGCAAGCTCGACGAGGCGCGCGCCGACCTCAGTGCCGCCCAGGCGGAACTCTATCGCTGACCCGCCGTCCGACCCTCTGGTCCCGCGCGCCGGCATGCGGCATGCGGGAGGCCGCAGCGCCGCGCCGGCGCCCTGGCGCGCCAGGCGCCGGCCTCCGGATGCCGGATGCCCGGGAACGATAGTTGCTGACGCCGCGCCTCGGCCGGGTCGTCCCGGGGTAGCGATGGACGGCCGCCTGAGGCTAGCATTAGGGTCGCGCGCGGCGCGATGGAGTTGTTGATATGGCAAAGATTATGGTGGTCGATGATGAGGCCGCCCTCGCAAGAATCGTACGTGATGCCCTGGCCAACGCGGGGCATCGCGTCTATATGGAAACCGATGGGCTGGCGGCGCTGTCGCGCATGGTCGAGCTGAAACCGGATCTGGTGATTTCCGACGTCATGATGCCCGGCATGGGCGGCGCGTCCCTCCTGACCGCCATGCGGGACAATGCCTACCTGCAGGAAGTGCCTTGCATCGTCATGAGCGGCCTGCCCGAGGACTCCGTGTCGGTCGCCTGCGGCGACAACTATTCGGCCTTCCTGGCCAAGCCCTTCGACCTGGATGACCTGGTGACGGTCGTGGGCCGGACCTTGAACGGCCACGCTTGAACCGGCGCTGTCGCCGAACCGGGCGAACCGCCGGCCCCGCGAATCCACGCTTGGCCACGCCTGGCCCCCCCGGCGCGGCCGCCTCAGGCCGCGCCGGCTTCCGCGCGCCGGGCGGCGCGCGACAACAGGGCGCAGACGCAGAAGTAGAACAGCGCCACGCTGGCATAGAGTTCGACGTGGTAGGGCCGCCAGACGGTATCCGCGACCACGGCCTTGGCCGCGCCCAGCAGGTCGAAGACCCCGATGATGCCCACCAGCGAGGTGTCCTTGACGGCGCCGACGAAGACGCCCAATGCGGCCGGCGTGCCGATGCGGCGGGCTTGCGGCCAGACGACGTGCCAATAGGCGGACGCCGTCGTCATGCCGAGGGCGCGCGCGGCACTCAGTTGTCCCGCCGGCACCGCCTGCAGGGCGCCGCGCAGCACTTCGGCCAGCAGGCAGGCGGTGTGCAGCGCCAGGGCCGCCAGCGCCATCCAGAACTTGGCGATGCCGCCGTCGAAAAGCAGCGGCAGCACGAAGGACGCGAACAGCAGTTGCGCCGGCAGGGGCACGCCGCGCGCGGCTTCGATGACGAGCGCCGCCGGCCAGGCCAGGAGGGCGCGCCGCGCGCGCCGGGCCAGCGCCAGCAGCATGGCCAGCGGCAGGGCGAGCAGCAGCGCGGCGACGGCCAGCAGCAGGGTGGCCAGCAGGCCGTTCCAGCGCGGCACGGGCAAGGCATGGCCCCAGGGCCAGCCGGCCAGGGCGGACAGCGCGACGACTCCCGCCAGGCCGGCCGCATACAGCCGTGCCCGCCAGGGCCAGCCGCCGGCCAGCGCGCCGCTCCACACGCCGGCGGCCAGGGCGACGATGGCCACGGTGGCCGCGGGCCGGTCCGCCGCCGGCATCGTGCCGTAGACCAGCAAGGGGAAGTTCAGCCGCACGGCCGCCCAGCAGGCGCCGGCGCCATCGGCGGCGCAGGCGGTCGGATCCCGCCATATGGCGTCCAGCAGTCCCCAGGACGACAGGCGCCACGCCAGCCACCCCAATAGCCCCGACGTCAGCAGCGTCACGACGACGCGCGCGGGCGTGCCCCACAGCGCGGCGGCGGCCAGGCGGGAAGACGGTAGCCGGGCGCCCCAGCGCGGACCGTGGAAACTGCCGGCGTCCTGCCGGCTCAGGCGCCGGTTCCAGGCCGCCAGTCCGGCGCCGAGCGACATGGCGAGCGCCAGGTATATCCCCGTCGCCAGCGTCATGCCTTCGAGCGCCAGGCCCGTCTGCGTGATCGCGGTGTTGATCACGGCCATGAGATCCTGGTAGCCGATGGCGATGGCCAGCGTGCTGTTCTTGATGACGGCCAGGCATTGGTTGGCGTAGGGCGGCAGGCCGGCGCGCGCGGCGTTGGGCAGGATGACGCGGCGCCACAGCCGGCCCGGCGTCAGGGCCAGCGCCTGGCCCGCCTCGACCAGGCCCAGCGGAACCGCGCGTACGGCGCCGCGCATGATGTCCGCGATGTACGCCGCATGGAAAACCGCCAGGCCCAGGATCAGCGCGGCGAACTCGACGCTGATCTGCCAGCCGCCGCGCAGGCCGAAGCCTTGCCTGCGGGGGAGGTCGAGCGTTGCCGCGGGGGCCTCCAACCATAGCCATGCGAGGAGGGCCAACGCCAGCGCCGCCAGTATCGACCAGCGCCGGGCGCCGGCCGCGCGCGCCGGCGCGCCGCCCGGCTTCCCGGTCCGTGGCTTCCCGGCGCCCGCGCTTCCGCGCCGCAGCGTCCAGGCGGCGCTCGCCCAGGCCGCCAGCGCCGCCGCATAAGGCCATGCGCCGTGCGGCGCGGGCAAGGCCAGGCCGCGATTGGACAGGAGCACGCCGGGCAGGGGCGTCCACGCATGGCGCACGTCGGGCAGGTTGAGCAGCAGGCCGTACCAGACGAACAACTGCAGCAGGACCGGCGTGTTGCGCAGGGGCTCGACCGCCAGGGCGCCGGCGCGCGCCAGCAGCGGGTGGCGCGACAGGCGCATCAGGCCCAGCACCCCGCCCAGCAAGGTCGCGCAAGGCAGGGCGATCGCCGCCACGGTCAGGGTGTTGACCAGGCCGGCGACGAGGGCCAGCCCGTAGGACTGCTCGGGCGCGACCGCGAACAGGCCTTCGGCCATGCGAAAGCCCGCGGCCTGTTCGAGGAAGCCGAAGCCGCCCCGCACCCCGCGCGCCGTCTGCGCATGCTGCAGATACGCCAGCAGGAACGCCGCCAGGGCGGCCAGGAGCAGACCGCCGCCGGCGGCGCCGAGCAGGCGTCGCACGGTTACTGGAAGGGCGGCGAATACAGCAGGCCGCCTTGCGTCCACAGCGCGTTGAGGCCGCGCTCCAGCTTGAGCGGCGTGGCCGGCCCGAGATTGCGGTCCCAGATCTCGCCGTAGTTGCCGACGGCGCGGATGACGTCGCGCAGCCAGGTTTCGCGCAGGCCGAAGCTCTTGCCCACGCCGGGGTCCAGGCCCAGCAGGCGCCGCACCTGCGCATCCTGGCTCTTGTCCTGCTGGTCGACGTTGCGCGAGGTCACGCCCAGTTCTTCCGCCGCCACCAGGCCATTCACGGTCCAGCGCACGATGGCGATCCATTGCGGGTCGTCCTGGCGCACGAAAGGTCCCAGCGGCGACTTGTTGATGCGTTCCGGCAGGATGACGAAATCGTCGGGCTTGCCGGCGCGCGCCGCGCGGCTGGCCGCCAGGGTGGAGACGTCGGACAGGTACACGTCGCAGCGGCCGGCGTAGAAAGCCTGCTCCAGTTCGACCAGGTTCTCGATGACCACGGGCCGATAGGCCAGCTTGTTCTTCCTGAAGTAGTCGACCAGGTTCTGTTCGTTGACCGTGCCCGGCTGCACGCACACCTGGGCGCCGTCCAGTTCCCTGGCGCTCTTCACGTTCAACCTGCGCGGCACGAGGAAACCCTGGCCGTCGTAGAAGACGATGCCGGCCGAGACGATGCCCAGCCCCGCGTCGCGGCCCGACGTGATGGTGGTATTGCGGTTGAGGACGTCGATCTCGCCCGATTGCAGCGCCGGAAAGCGCTGCTGCGAACTGAGCGGCACATAACGCACTTTCCCGGCGTCGCCGAGCACCGCCGCCGCGAGAGCGCGGCACAGGTCCGCGTCCAGGCCGGTCCACCGGCCCTGGCTGTCGGCGATGGACAGCCCCGCCGAGCCCTGGCTGACGCCGCACACCAGCTCGCCGCGCTTGGTAATGCGCTCGACCGTGGTCTCGGCCGAAGCGGCCTGCGCGACGGCCAGTTGCGCGGCCAGCGCCAGGGCGCCGGCCGCCAGAAATCGGAGCATCGGCTTGCGCCGCACGTTTGACAACGCCATTTCTCGTCCTTGGTTTCGATTGCCGCGAGGGGCGAATTCTTGGCCATGCGGCGGCCGGCAACAACGACGGTGTTTGTATTTGCAAATGAACAAACAACATTTATGGCGCGACAGCCGCCGCGCCTAGAATCGATGCGCGTACGCCGATGGCGGACGGCGGCGTGGCGCGCGGGCGCCATGCCTTCATGCGGCGTCGACGCCGGGCACAAAGAGAAGAGAGGCGGCGATGAGTTGGCAGCAGGCGTTTCGCGAACACTTTCCCGTCCTGCGGGAAAAGACCTATGCCAATATCGCCTATACCAGTCCGGTGGCGCCGGTGGTGACGCGGGCCGTGGCGGATTTCCTGGACGGCATTACGCATGCGCGCAGCGATAAGCCGCAATGGCTGGCCGATGCCGATGCGTTGCGCGCGCGGCTGGCCCGCCTGATCGGCGGCGAGGGGCGCCGTCTGGCGTTTACCAAGAACACCACCGAGGGCATCAACATCGTCGCCCAGGGCTTGGACTGGGAGGCCGGCGACAACGTGGTGGTGGACGACCAGGAGCATCCGACCAATGCCTTGCCGTGGCTGAACCTGCGCCGCAAGGGCGTGGAGCTGCGGGTGGCGCGGGCGCGCGACCATTATTTCGACGTGGACGACCTTTGGGCCCGCGTCGATGCGCGCACCCGCCTGGTCGCCGTGTCCTGGGTGCAGTACAGCACCGGCCTGCGCGTGGATATCGCCGAACTCGGCCGCCGCTGCGCGGCGCGAGGCATCTGGCTGGTGGTGGACGGCATCCAGGCCGCGGGCCTGCTGCGCGCGCAGGCCGACGCCTGGCATGTGGACGCTTTCGCGGCCGGCGCACACAAGGGCTTGCTGGGTCCGCTGGGCGTGGGGCTGCTGCATGTCTCCCCGCGCCTGCTGGATGCGCTGGCGCCGGCGCATGTCGGCCCCAACGGCGTCACCACCCTGGACAAGGCCGGCGCGCGGTGGGAGATCGCCGTGGCCGACGCGGGCGATGCCCGGCGCCTGGAAACCGGCAACCTGAACTTCCCGGCCATCGCCGGCTGGCGCGCGGCGGTGGACCTGATCGAGGCGGGCGATCCGGCGCGCATCGAACCCCATGTCCTGTCGCTGGCGGCGCAATTGGGCCATGGCCTGCGCGAGCTGGGGCTGGACGTGGTGTCGCCGCCTGCCGGTCCCGCTGCCAGCACCACGCAGGCGCTGCGCCTGCCGGATCCGCAAGCGGCGCTGGCGCGCCTGGCCCGGGCTGGTATCGTGGCGACGATCGTGGAGTATGGTTACCTGCGCCTGTCGGTGGGCGCCTACAACGACACGCGCGATATCGAGAATATCCTGCGCGCGGCGGCTTCCCTGCGCTGAAGCGGGCGCGGCGCCGATTCGCATTTTCATTTTTTTGGAGACGACCCGATGGCAGACCCCAAGACATCCACCCCGGACACGGCCGCTCCGGCCGCCCCCGACTGGAAATTCGAGACCCTGGCCGTGCACGGCGGCTATCGCCCCGATCCCACCACGCGCGCCGTGGCCGTGCCCATCTACCAGACGGTGGCCTTCGCCTTCGACGACACGCAGCACGGGGCGGACCTGTTCGACCTCAAGGTGCCGGGCAATATCTACACGCGCATCATGAATCCCACCCAGGACGTCCTGGAACAGCGCGTGGCCGCGCTGGAAGGCGGCATCGCCGCGTTGGCGCTGGCGTCCGGCCAGGCGGCCGTGACGTACGCCATCCTGACCCTGGCCGAGGCGGGCGACAACATCGTGTCGGCCAGCACGCTCTACGGCGGCACGTACAACCTGTTCGCGCACACGCTGCCGCAATACGGCATCCAGACCCGCTTCGCGGACCCGCGCGACGTCGCCTCCTTCGAACCGTTGATCGACGAACGCACCAAGGCGGTGTTCATCGAGTCGGTCGGCAATCCGCTGGGCAACGTCACGGACATCGGCGCGCTGGCGGCATTGGCGCATCGCCACGGCGTGCCCCTGATCGTGGACAACACGGTGGCGTCGCCCTATCTGCTGCGCCCCATCGAGCATGGCGCCGACATCGTGGTGCAGTCGCTGACCAAGTACCTGGGCGGCCATGGCACCAGCCTGGGAGGCGCCATCGTCGACAGCGGCAAGTTCCCGTGGGACCGGCACAAGGCCCGCTTCAAGCGCCTGAACGAGCCGGACGTCAGCTACCACGGCGTGGTGTACACCGAAGCCTTCGGCCCGGCCGCCTACATCGGCCGGGCGCGCGTGGTGCCGCTGCGCAATACCGGCGCGGCGATCTCGCCCTTCAATGCGTTCCAGATCCTGCAAGGCATCGAGACGCTGGCATTGCGGGTGGACCGCATCGTCGACAATGCCCAGAAGGCGGCGTCCTTCCTGCGCGGCCATCCCAAGGTCGAGTGGGTGAACTATGCCGGCTTCGAGGATCATCCGCAGCACGCGCTGGTGCAGAAGTACCTGGGCGGCCGCGCGCCGGGCCTGTTCACGTTCGGCATCAAGGGCGGCCGCGCCGCCGGCGCGGCGTTCCAGGATGCGCTGCGGCTGTTTACGCGCCTGGTGAACATCGGCGACGCCAAGTCGCTGGCCACGCATCCGGCCTCGACCACGCACCGCCAGCTCGATCCGGCCGAATTGGAAAAGGCCGGCGTGCGCGAGGAAACCGTGCGGCTGTCCATCGGCATCGAGCACATCGACGACCTGCTGGCCGACCTGGACCAGGCGCTGGCCAAGGTCTGACGCCGGGACCCAGGGATCAATGAGCCCGGGAAACAAGGAGCCCGGGAAACAAGCGGCCTGCGTCCGCCTCAATCGCGGCGCGCCGGCCGCGGCAATCCCAGGTGCTCGCGCAGCGTGCCGCCGCGATATTCCGTGCGGAATATCCCGCGCCGCTGCAGTATGGGCACCACGCCGTCGACGAAGGCGCGCAGGCCTTCCGGCAGCACGTCGGGCATCAGGTTGAAGCCGTCCGCGGCGCCTTCGCGGAACCAGTGCTCGATGTCGTCGGCGATCTGTTCGGGCGTGCCGACGATGACGCGGTGTCCGCCGCCGCCGGCTAGTTCGCGCACCAACTGGCGCGCCGTAAGGCCGGTGCGCCGGCCGGCGGCCAGCGTGGCGTGGAAGAAGGTATGGTTGCCGCGCCCGCCGTTGGGCAGCGGCAGGTCTTGCGGCAGGGGTTTGTCCGGATCGATGCGGTCCGGCGCGATGCCCAGCGTGCCCGCCAGCCGGTTCAGGCTGTATTCCCACGGGATCAGGTCGACCAGTTCGTCGCGCCGCCGCAGCGCCGCGGCCTCGGTATCGCCGATGATGGTGGTCAGGCCCGGCAGGACCTTGATGGCCCGCGGGCCGCGCCCATGGCGTTCGGCGCGTTCGTGCAGGTCGCGCCGGTAGGCGCGCGCTTCGTCCAGGGAAATGGACGCCGAGAATACGGCTTCGGCATGCCGGGCCGCCAGCTCGCGGCCGTCGCCGGAGGCGCCCGCCTGCACCAGCACGGGATGGCCCTGCGGAGGACGCGGCAGGTTCAGCGGGCCCTGGACCTTGAAGTATTCCCCTTCGTGCGCGATGGGGCGGATGCGGCGCGGATCGGTGAAACGGCCGGCGGCCTTGTCGCCCAGGAAGGCGTCGTCGGCCCAACTGTCCCACAAGTCCTTCACCACCCGGGTGAATTCGTCGCCGCGCGCGTAGCGGGCGCCGTGCTCCGGCACGTCGTCGCGGTTGAAGTTGCGGGCGGAGGGAAGGTCGGCCGTGGTGACGATATTCCAGCCGGCGCGGCCGCGGCTGACGTGGTCCAGCGTGGCGAAGCGGCGCGCGATGTTGTAGGGCTCGTTGTAGCTGGTCGAGGCGGTGCCGATCAGGCCGATGCGCGAGGTGCTGGCGGCCAGCACGGCCAGCAGCACGGTGGGTTCCAGGGCCGTGATCGAACGGTACTGGATCTGGTCGGCGATGGCGGCGTTGTCGGCGAGGAACACCGCGTCCAGCTTGGCGGCCTCGGCCATGCGGGCGATGGCCACGTAATGGCCGATGTCGGCGAAGGCATAAGGGTCGGCTTGCGGCACGCGCCAGGCCGAAGGCAGGAAGCCGGAATGCAGGACGTTGACGTTCAGGTGCAGCTCGCGCGGCGCGTCGGATGTGATCATTGGTGTGCCCTCCTGTCGCTGCGCGACCGCCTCCCCGGGGGAGGATGCGCGCTTGGGGCGGCCCGGCGCGCTCATTGGAAAGTCCCCGGCGCGGGATGGCCCAGGCCCAGCAGCCAGCGGCCGACGTTGCGCGTCTTGTATTCGGCGGGATTGTGCAGGGTGTGGATGCGCACGTTGCGCCAGTAGCGGTCGAAGCCGAGCGTGCGCGTGGCCGAGCGCGCGCCCATGACCTCGAACATTTCGCGGGTCACGCGCAGGGCGACGTCGCCGGCGAGCACGTTGGCGGCGGCCACCGCAAGCGCCGCTTCGCCGCGTTCGTCCGCGGACAGCGCTTCGCCGCGCGCCCAGGCGCGGTCCAGGGCCGCGGCGGCGCGATCGGCCAGCAGGGTGGCCGCGCGGGTCTGGGTCCACAGTTCGCCGTACTGGCGCTGTATCCAGGGATCGTCCGCGTGTTTCTGCAAGCCCGAATGGATCCAGGGACGGGAATGCGTCAACGTATAGTCGCGCGCGGCCAGCAGGGCGCCCTGCGCGCTGCCGACGAAGACGTTCAGCAGCACGCTCTGCTGGACCAGCGGTCCGAGGGTGCGGTAGGGGGCGGCGCCGCTGGCGGTGGGCTGGAAAGGCACCGGTCCGCCGAGGATTTCGTCCGCATGCACGCGCACGCCGTGGTAGCTGACGCGCCCGCTGCCCGTCTGGGTCTGGCCCAGTCCGTCCCAGTCATGCTCGATGACGACGCCTGCCCGGTCGGCCGGGATGGCGGCAAAGCGGCGTTCCGTGCCTTCCGGGTTCTCCCAGGCGATGGACAGGCGGTCGGCGATGTGGGCGCCGGAGGTGAAGGGCCGGAAGCCGTCGAGGATGTAGCCGTCGCCGTCCGGGCGGCCGAACAGGCTCCTGGAAAAGCTGTTGGCCGTATTGCCCCAGAACCAGTTGTTGCGCGCCGATTCGCGCCAGTAGTGCCGCGCCCGTTCGGGATCGCCGCGCAGGCCCAGGCCCAGCAGCGCGCTGAAATGATAGCCATAGAGATGGCCCATGGCGCCGTCCGCCTTGGCGAATTCGCGTCCGATGCGCAAGGCGGCCGACCAGGGCTGGCCGTCCCCGCCCAGGTCCGTGGGAAGCAGGAGTTTCAGCAGGCCGCTTTCCTTGAGCAGCGCAAGCTGCGCGAGGGGCCGTCCGCCCGCCTTGTCGTTGGCCGCCGCGTCCACGGCGTATCGTTCGCGCAGGCGCGCGGCCTTGGCGTACCAGGGATTGGAGGTGTCCAGATCGAAAGCCATGGGATTCCCGGTCAACATTTCCGGTCAACGGTAGGCGCCCAGCGGCGCATAGGGATGGCGCAGCAGCCAGGCGCCGATGGTCCGCTTCTTGTACTCGGCGGGGTTGTGCAGCGTATGCGTGCGCACGTTGCGCCAGAACCTGTCGTAGCCGCGCGCGCGGGTGGCGGAGCGCGCGCCCATCAGTTCGAAGATCTTCTCGGTCACGTCCAGCGCCGTCTCGCCGGCATAGACGTTGGCCGCGGCCAGGTCGATGGACAGGCGGCCGCGCGTTTTCGCGTCCAGCGAGTGGCCCAGGGCATAGGCGCGGTCCAGCCGCGCCGCGCCGTCGTCGGCCAGCTCGACGGCGGCCAGCGTGCGGATGGCCAGGTCGCCGTAGGCGCGTTGTATCCAGGGATCGTCGATGTGCCGCTGTACCCCTGAATGGATCCACGGGCGGGAGTGCGCGACGGTGTATGCGCGCGCTTCGTCCAGCGCGCCCTGGGCGCTGCCGATGAAGACGTTGGCGAGCACGGATTGCTGCAACAGCGAGACCAGGGATTCAAAGGGAGACAGGGGCGTACTCGCGTCGCCGAGAACCTCGTCGTCGCGGACCCGCACGCCATGGAAGCTGACCGTGCCGCTGCCGGTCTGGGTCTGTCCGATGCCGTCCCAGTCGTCCTCGACGACGACGCCGGCGCGGTCGGCCGGGATCAAGGCCGACCGGCGCGCGCCCGCCGCGTCTTCCCAGGCGATGTGGATCACGTCGGCGACGTGGCTGCCCGAGGAGAAGGGCCGGAAGCCGTCGACGATCCATCCCCCCGCGATCCGTTCGGCGGCGCTGGTCCTGGACATTGCGTTGCCGGCATTGCTCCACAGCCACTGTTCGCGCGCGGCCTGGCTGAACCAGCGTTGCCGTTGCTCGTCCGATCCCTTGGCGAGCACGGCGTGCATGGGCAGGTGCTGGTAGCCATAGAGATGGGCCAGCGATCCGTCGCTGCGCGCGAGCTCGCGCACCACGCGCAGGATGGACTGCCAGGATGCGCCGTCGCCGCCATGGCCGGGCGGGATGGCCGCCGCGTTCAGTTTCTGCCGCTTGAGCAGCGCGACCTGCGCGACGGGCCGTCCGCCCGCCTTGTCGCGCTGCACGGCGTCGGCCTGCAACAAGGGTCGCAGCGCGACGGCGCGCGCGAGCAGCGGGTCGTCCCCGGGGGGCGGGAAGGGGTCGAAATAGGGAGCGGGCGTGGATGTGGGCGTGGATGGGTTCAGCGGCATCTTCGGATTCCTCGTCCGTGCGTCAAGCCGCCGCGGCCAGCGCCGGTTGCAGGGAAAGGGCCAGCGCCTGCGCGGTGGCGGTGGCGCCGGCCACCTGTTCGCCGATGGCGTTGGACTCCCAGTTCACGCCGCGCAGGGGATGGCCGACGGCATAGAGTCCGGCGACGTCCAGGGTCCGGGAAAGCACGGCGCCGGTCTGGGGCACCGCTTCGATGCCGAAGCCGGTGGCGTGCGGCGTGACGTAGGCGCGCGCCACCAACTGGCGCAGCAGCGGATCGTCGATCCGCGTCCAGTCGAAATCGAACCCGCGGGAATTGAACACGCGGTCGACTTCGAACGTGCG
This genomic interval from Bordetella genomosp. 10 contains the following:
- a CDS encoding amino acid ABC transporter substrate-binding protein translates to MLRFLAAGALALAAQLAVAQAASAETTVERITKRGELVCGVSQGSAGLSIADSQGRWTGLDADLCRALAAAVLGDAGKVRYVPLSSQQRFPALQSGEIDVLNRNTTITSGRDAGLGIVSAGIVFYDGQGFLVPRRLNVKSARELDGAQVCVQPGTVNEQNLVDYFRKNKLAYRPVVIENLVELEQAFYAGRCDVYLSDVSTLAASRAARAGKPDDFVILPERINKSPLGPFVRQDDPQWIAIVRWTVNGLVAAEELGVTSRNVDQQDKSQDAQVRRLLGLDPGVGKSFGLRETWLRDVIRAVGNYGEIWDRNLGPATPLKLERGLNALWTQGGLLYSPPFQ
- a CDS encoding alpha-hydroxy acid oxidase — protein: MSTSTPTPTPARAAYAPLTSLPRRLRPLLCLDDFEAAARRHLPRPLFGYIVGAAETNRSYRDNRLQYDDYRFRPQVMVDVSGRSTGVTLFGQDYRSPFGIAPVGISAISAYRGDIVLAQAAQAAGVPAIMSGTSLIRMEEVREAAPATWFQAYLPGDASRIEGLIARVAAAGFQTLVLTVDLPVWANRENNVRTGFSMPLRPSLRLAWDGMIRPRWLLGTFARTLLRHGMPHFENSFATRGAPMLSLSALRDTTGREHLNWEHVRAIRKQWRGNLVIKGLLHEGDALKALDCGADGIIVSNHGGRQLDGAVAPLRALPGIVDAVGGRMTVMMDGGVRRGGDVLKALALGAACVFAGRPFMYAAAVGGREGVDHALTLLHEEVSRNLAMLGLNSIAELGPDSLFRQWPAMEGGAGSAGSGG
- a CDS encoding response regulator, which produces MAKIMVVDDEAALARIVRDALANAGHRVYMETDGLAALSRMVELKPDLVISDVMMPGMGGASLLTAMRDNAYLQEVPCIVMSGLPEDSVSVACGDNYSAFLAKPFDLDDLVTVVGRTLNGHA
- a CDS encoding LLM class flavin-dependent oxidoreductase → MITSDAPRELHLNVNVLHSGFLPSAWRVPQADPYAFADIGHYVAIARMAEAAKLDAVFLADNAAIADQIQYRSITALEPTVLLAVLAASTSRIGLIGTASTSYNEPYNIARRFATLDHVSRGRAGWNIVTTADLPSARNFNRDDVPEHGARYARGDEFTRVVKDLWDSWADDAFLGDKAAGRFTDPRRIRPIAHEGEYFKVQGPLNLPRPPQGHPVLVQAGASGDGRELAARHAEAVFSASISLDEARAYRRDLHERAERHGRGPRAIKVLPGLTTIIGDTEAAALRRRDELVDLIPWEYSLNRLAGTLGIAPDRIDPDKPLPQDLPLPNGGRGNHTFFHATLAAGRRTGLTARQLVRELAGGGGHRVIVGTPEQIADDIEHWFREGAADGFNLMPDVLPEGLRAFVDGVVPILQRRGIFRTEYRGGTLREHLGLPRPARRD
- a CDS encoding ABC transporter permease subunit (The N-terminal region of this protein, as described by TIGR01726, is a three transmembrane segment that identifies a subfamily of ABC transporter permease subunits, which specificities that include histidine, arginine, glutamine, glutamate, L-cystine (sic), the opines (in Agrobacterium) octopine and nopaline, etc.), with the protein product MRRLLGAAGGGLLLAALAAFLLAYLQHAQTARGVRGGFGFLEQAAGFRMAEGLFAVAPEQSYGLALVAGLVNTLTVAAIALPCATLLGGVLGLMRLSRHPLLARAGALAVEPLRNTPVLLQLFVWYGLLLNLPDVRHAWTPLPGVLLSNRGLALPAPHGAWPYAAALAAWASAAWTLRRGSAGAGKPRTGKPGGAPARAAGARRWSILAALALALLAWLWLEAPAATLDLPRRQGFGLRGGWQISVEFAALILGLAVFHAAYIADIMRGAVRAVPLGLVEAGQALALTPGRLWRRVILPNAARAGLPPYANQCLAVIKNSTLAIAIGYQDLMAVINTAITQTGLALEGMTLATGIYLALAMSLGAGLAAWNRRLSRQDAGSFHGPRWGARLPSSRLAAAALWGTPARVVVTLLTSGLLGWLAWRLSSWGLLDAIWRDPTACAADGAGACWAAVRLNFPLLVYGTMPAADRPAATVAIVALAAGVWSGALAGGWPWRARLYAAGLAGVVALSALAGWPWGHALPVPRWNGLLATLLLAVAALLLALPLAMLLALARRARRALLAWPAALVIEAARGVPLPAQLLFASFVLPLLFDGGIAKFWMALAALALHTACLLAEVLRGALQAVPAGQLSAARALGMTTASAYWHVVWPQARRIGTPAALGVFVGAVKDTSLVGIIGVFDLLGAAKAVVADTVWRPYHVELYASVALFYFCVCALLSRAARRAEAGAA
- a CDS encoding O-acetylhomoserine aminocarboxypropyltransferase/cysteine synthase family protein — protein: MADPKTSTPDTAAPAAPDWKFETLAVHGGYRPDPTTRAVAVPIYQTVAFAFDDTQHGADLFDLKVPGNIYTRIMNPTQDVLEQRVAALEGGIAALALASGQAAVTYAILTLAEAGDNIVSASTLYGGTYNLFAHTLPQYGIQTRFADPRDVASFEPLIDERTKAVFIESVGNPLGNVTDIGALAALAHRHGVPLIVDNTVASPYLLRPIEHGADIVVQSLTKYLGGHGTSLGGAIVDSGKFPWDRHKARFKRLNEPDVSYHGVVYTEAFGPAAYIGRARVVPLRNTGAAISPFNAFQILQGIETLALRVDRIVDNAQKAASFLRGHPKVEWVNYAGFEDHPQHALVQKYLGGRAPGLFTFGIKGGRAAGAAFQDALRLFTRLVNIGDAKSLATHPASTTHRQLDPAELEKAGVREETVRLSIGIEHIDDLLADLDQALAKV
- a CDS encoding DUF1090 domain-containing protein: MSKSPVLKNFVSLSTATPRRSIPTRSPGTDARSRGAIRHVLALAALLAWAPAHAAEPPVQERLQGCAGKKQDIERELRYARESGNKARVQGLQAALAGADQCTDAGLRQEREGKVRDAQAKVKEREDELAEKQAKGKKKDIAKAQRKLDEARADLSAAQAELYR
- a CDS encoding aminotransferase class V-fold PLP-dependent enzyme, whose protein sequence is MSWQQAFREHFPVLREKTYANIAYTSPVAPVVTRAVADFLDGITHARSDKPQWLADADALRARLARLIGGEGRRLAFTKNTTEGINIVAQGLDWEAGDNVVVDDQEHPTNALPWLNLRRKGVELRVARARDHYFDVDDLWARVDARTRLVAVSWVQYSTGLRVDIAELGRRCAARGIWLVVDGIQAAGLLRAQADAWHVDAFAAGAHKGLLGPLGVGLLHVSPRLLDALAPAHVGPNGVTTLDKAGARWEIAVADAGDARRLETGNLNFPAIAGWRAAVDLIEAGDPARIEPHVLSLAAQLGHGLRELGLDVVSPPAGPAASTTQALRLPDPQAALARLARAGIVATIVEYGYLRLSVGAYNDTRDIENILRAAASLR